The following nucleotide sequence is from bacterium.
AAAACTTGATTGAAACCAAGTCGGCAAAAGAGATTGAACTAATGCGCCGTTCAGGGATGGTAGTTGCTGAGACGATATATGCTCTTTGTAAAAATTCAAGAATTGGAATTACGACAGAAGAATTAAATCAGGTTGCTGGGGATACTATTGCTTCTTATGGCGCGAAGAGCGCATTTTTAGGGTATAGAACAGCAGGTGTGAAGAAGGGATTTCCGGGTATCGTTTGTATATCGGTAAACGAAGAGGTTGTCCATGGCATACCGGGAAAACGCGTTATTGAAGACGGAGATTTAATTAGTTTCGATGTCGGGGTCGAGTTGGATGGTTTTATGGGTGATGCTGCAGGTTCGATCATTGTTGGAACGCCGAAGCGTGAAGCCAAAAGATTACTCGAGGTCACATTGCAGTCGCTTCATAACGGTATCGAAAGGGCTGTTGTCGGCAATAGGATTAAAGATATAGGACGAGCAGTTCAATTAACAGCGGAATCAGCAGGTTTTGGGGTCGTTCGGGATTTAGTTGGCCATGGAATCGGAAGAAAGCTTCATGAGGATCCACAAGTCCCAAACTATGTTTACAGAGGTTTTTCTCCGAAGATAATATCTGGGATGGCCATAGCGATCGAACCCATGATATCAGCGGGAGACTGGGATGTTAGAGAACTTAATGACGATTGGACGATAGTTACTGCGGATGGATCGCTTTCAGCTCATTTTGAACATACTATCGCTATAACAGATAATGGACCTACGATATTAACTTTAAGAGAAAACGGAAATGAAGGCTTTGACCTTAACTAAAGTTTTGAGTGGTATAGATGGCTAAAGATACAAGTTTACAAATTGAAGGAGTCGTTTTAGAGGCATTGCCTAATACCACATTTTTGGTGGAATTAGAAAACGGCCATAAGATTTTGGCATATTTATCCGGCAAGAT
It contains:
- the map gene encoding type I methionyl aminopeptidase, which produces MIETKSAKEIELMRRSGMVVAETIYALCKNSRIGITTEELNQVAGDTIASYGAKSAFLGYRTAGVKKGFPGIVCISVNEEVVHGIPGKRVIEDGDLISFDVGVELDGFMGDAAGSIIVGTPKREAKRLLEVTLQSLHNGIERAVVGNRIKDIGRAVQLTAESAGFGVVRDLVGHGIGRKLHEDPQVPNYVYRGFSPKIISGMAIAIEPMISAGDWDVRELNDDWTIVTADGSLSAHFEHTIAITDNGPTILTLRENGNEGFDLN
- the infA gene encoding translation initiation factor IF-1, with the translated sequence MAKDTSLQIEGVVLEALPNTTFLVELENGHKILAYLSGKMRKFYIRILPGDRVTIELSPYDIEKGRIVYRYK